The following are encoded together in the Cicer arietinum cultivar CDC Frontier isolate Library 1 chromosome 2, Cicar.CDCFrontier_v2.0, whole genome shotgun sequence genome:
- the LOC113788003 gene encoding uncharacterized protein, producing the protein MARRTNRSVPQGRNDMTEATQAMNAMAAAMAQQAAIQAQRDAQRDQRDEAASAARALNEFRRQDPPKFKGEHDPDKADLWLQEIEKIFEILHCSDNAKVEYATYLMIGEAEYWWRGAKKMMETNHEELTWEAFKNKFLEKYFPKSARAEKEAQFLKLYQGNLTIAEYAAKFESLAKHFRYFLNQIDEEYMCERFESGLRYEIKELVGPLEIRQYQVLVEKCKKVEQMKQSRLNRGVVGGPIRPQGHNDQHNRGKQHQQYKPYARPLGNARDQPRPQNGEGQGPKVPSQNQAYPVKCFRCNREGHKMSECPIRPRVCYICQKPDHFANECPERKDDRAVNRNNINDNVVRPTAKGRVYHINGEETPSSSELIQGECLIAGKSLNVIYDSGATHSFISLDWVDSLQLTITTLPFDLVVTLPSTESVKCNTACLQCPLIVFDMRFNVDLICIPLKHVGVILGRDWFSSHYVLLDCARKSVIFPNPGVSRFLDTNKLNFSLKEGVQKCVSLNSVSTKLEVEVDGILVVEDFPEVFPPDVPGLPPVRDIEFSIDVTPGTGPISIAPYRMSPSELSELKNQLEDLLSKQFIRPSVSPWGAPVLLVKKKDGKSRLCVDYRQLNKVTIKNRYPLPRIDDLMDQLKGAMIFSKIDLKSGYHQIRVKEEDIPKTAFRTRYGHFEYLVMPFGVTNAPAIFMDYMNRIFHPFLDKFVVVFIDDILIYSKSLEEHEVHLRQVLQVLKDKRLYANLGKCEFWLEEVKFLGHVISKEGIAVDPTKVEAVVAWKQPQTVTEIRSFLGLAGYYRRFIEDFAKIAAPLTQLTRKNHIYAWTEECERSFQMMKEKLTTSPVLVLPQPEEPYEVYCDASFQGLGCVLMQNKQVVAYASRQLKVHEKHYPTHDMELAAIVFALKIWRHYLYGCNFDVYSDHKSLKYLFDQKELNIRQRRWMEFIKDYEFTLHYHPGKANVVADALSRKRAHLSSIKMKGLELLENFRDLDLNMDSLSGKVQCGMIIVDNKLMNEIKALQATDETIQGRRKLVETGKS; encoded by the exons ATGGCTCGTCGCACAAACCGATCGGTTCCCCAAGGAAGAAACGACATGACTGAAGCAACCCAAGCCATGAATGCTATGGCCGCAGCAATGGCCCAACAAGCTGCGATCCAGGCTCAACGAGATGCACAGAGGGATCAGAGGGATGAAGCAGCCAGTGCAGCAAGAGCATTGAATGAATTTCGTCGACAAGATCCGCCTAAATTCAAAGGGGAACATGACCCCGACAAGGCTGATCTTTGGCTGCAAGAAAtcgagaagatcttcgagatctTACACTGCTCTGACAATGCGAAAGTAGAGTATGCAACCTATTTGATGATTGGTGAAGCTGAATACTGGTGGCGAGGTGCGAAGAAAATGATGGAGACAAATCATGAAGAGCTAACCTGGGAGGCTTTCAAGAATAAGTTCCTAGAAAAATACTTCCCGAAAAGTGCTAGGGCTGAGAAGGAGGCCCAATTTCTGAAGTTGTATCAAGGGAATCTCACGATAGCGGAATATGCGGCAAAGTTCGAGTCCCTAGCAAAGCACTTCCGCTATTTCCTAAATCAGATAGATGAAGAATACATGTGCGAGAGGTTTGAAAGTGGGCTTAGGTATGAAATTAAGGAGTTAGTGGGGCCCTTGGAGATAcgccaatatcaagtactagtGGAGAAATGCAAGAAAGTGGAGCAGATGAAACAGAGCCGTCTGAATAGGGGTGTTGTAGGTGGACCCATCAGACCTCAG GGGCATAACGACCAACATAATAGGGGCAAGCAGCATCAACAATACAAGCCATATGCCCGACCACTGGGGAATGCTAGAGATCAACCTCGACCTCAAAACGGGGAAGGTCAAGGGCCAAAAGTTCCAAGTCAGAACCAGGCGTACCCTGTTAAGTGTTTTCGCTGCAACAGAGAGGGACACAAGATGTCTGAGTGTCCAATCAGACCAAGGGTTTGTTACATTTGTCAGAAACCAGaccattttgcaaatgaatgccCTGAACGGAAGGACGATAGAGCTGTCAACCGCAACAATATCAACGACAATGTTGTACGCCCTACTGCCAAGGGACGTGTCTACCACATCAATGGAGAGGAAACTCCATCTTCCTCTGAGCTTATCCAAGGTGAGTGTTTAATTGCTGGAAAATCACTTAATGTAATTTATGATTCGGGGGCAACACACTCATTCATTTCATTGGATTGGGTGGATTCGCTCCAACTTACTATTACTACTTTGCCGTTTGATTTGGTGGTTACCCTACCTTCTACCGAATCAGTGAAATGTAATACGGCTTGCTTGCAATGCCCGTTGATTGTGTTCGATATGAGATTCAacgttgatttgatttgtattcCCCTCAAGCATGTGGGAGTGATCCTTGGAAGGGATTGGTTTTCAAGCCATTATGTTctattggattgtgctcgtaagtCTGTGATATTCCCAAACCCAGGTGTTTCTCGATTCCTCGATACCAATAAATTGAACTTCTCTTTGAAAGAGGGAGTTCAGAAGTGTGTTTCCCTCAACTCAGTCAGTACGAAGCTAGAGGTGGAGGTAGACGGGATACTTGTGGTCGAAGATTTTCCAGAGGTATTTCCGCCGGATGTACCAGGATTACCCCCAGTTCGTGATATtgaattttcaattgatgtgaCTCCGGGTACAGGACCTATATCTATTGCACCATATAGAATGTCTCCATCGGAATTGTCAGAGTTGAAAAATCAGTTGGAGGACCTTTTATCTAAACAGTTCATACGACCGAGTGTCTCACCTTGGGGAGCACCAGTACTCCTAGTgaagaagaaggatggaaaGTCTAGACTCTGTGTCGATTACCGTCAACTTAACAAAGTCACCATCAAAAATAGGTATCCCTTGCCACGCATTGATGACTTGATGGACCAACTCAAAGGAGCAATGATATTTTCTAAGATTGATTTGAAGTCGGGGTATCATCAGATTCGGGTGAAGGAAGAAGACATTCCTAAAACTGCATTCAGGACTCGCTATGGACACTTTGAGTATTTGGTGATGCCTTTTGGTGTCACCAATGCACCAGctattttcatggactacatgaatcgTATATTTCACCCCTTCTTAGACAAATTTGTAGTGGTCTTCATTGATGACATATTGATTTATTCTAAGAGCCTGGAGGAACATGAAGTTCACCTACGTCAAGTTTTGCAAGTCTTGAAGGACAAGAGATTGTATGCTAATTTGGGGAAATGTGAATTCTGGTTGGAGGAGGTGAAATTCTTGGGACACGTTATTTCAAAGGAAGGTATCGCTGTCGACCCAACTAAAGTAGAGGCTGTGGTGGCATGGAAACAACCACAGACCGTCACAGAGATTAGAAGTTTCTTGGGCTTGGCTGGATATTATAGAAGATTCATTGAGGATTTTGCCAAGATTGCAGCGCCGTTGACACAACTCACAAGGAAGAATCATATTTACGCATGGACGGAGGAATGTGAAAGGAGTTTTCAGATGATGAAAGAGAAGCTAACTACATCACCGGTGTTGGTGTTACCACAaccagaagaaccatatgaagtttattgtgatgcttcttTCCAAGGGTTGGGTTGTGTACTTATGCAGAACAAACAGGTGGTAGCATATGCTTCAAGACAGTTGAAGGTGCATGAGAAACATTATCCCACGCATGACATGGAGTTGGCTGCAATAGTTTTTGCACTAAAAATTTGGAGGCACTATCTGTATGGGTGCAATTTTGATGTAtacagtgaccataaaagtttgaaatacttGTTCGACCAGAAGGAGCTTAATATCCGACAGCGAAGATGGATGGAGTTCATCAAGGATTATGAGTTCACGTTGCACTATCACCCAGGAAAGGCCAATGTGGTGGCTGATGCCTTGAGTAGGAAGCGGGCCCATTTGTCATCCATAAAAATGAAGGGATTAGAGTTGTTAGAGAATTTTCGCGACTTGGATCTTAATATGGATTCTTTGTCGGGAAAAGTACAATGTGGAATGATCATTGTAGATAATAAACTAATGAATGAGATAAAAGCCCTTCAAGCGACCGATGAGACTATTCAGGGGAGACGAAAATTGGTTGAGACCGGCAAG AGTTGA